ATAATGATAACCTCAAATTTACAAGCCTCCAATCATCCAATGCTActgatatattaaaaaagttaTAAATCCTTATTGTAATATCACCAGTTTCATAACACTGTGGCAGCTAAATAGTTCCATTCCATATCACAAAAACCACTCTGTTAACATCCACAACTACTAAGTTTACATAGGTAGCTCATCCATATAGCCTACAGCACCTCCAGCTTAATGGGGTGACTAAAAAATATCTCTTAAGTACTAATAAACACTTCACTTATCTCTTACATTATCAAGGAAACAGTACACAACTACTCAGACCCTAAAACTGACTCAATGATGAAAGGTAAAATGACTGACAAGACAAATTAATGTACAATGCTGAACATAAAAATTACAATCCCAGATCAAATCAggtcttggattttttttttttggtggcaCAGGTCAATTATTCTGGAGAAATATGTTGCTATTGACAAACAAATCCCTTCATTTAACTCCATGCCTCTAAAAGTGTTATCAAAATAATctaaacaaacagaaaggagTTTTCTGATACTTCTGATACTTCATCACTGTCAAAATACTGCAAACATAAGTTCTTTCTAAAGAGCTCACAGTAAAGCTGTAAAGGTGACACAGTCAAGATGACACATCTGACCTGATACTGATCAAACCAAAATGATTACGAAGGCCTCTGTGGGGTTTGGCTCACCTAGACTGCTCTGCCACTACATGACACATCAGCAGCATAGCATGGAAATAGTATCACCTTCATAAACAAACTCTTAAaagtaatttttcttcttttcaggtAATAGACAAAAAATTTTCTTACAGACTTCTCCTAGTGTTTGTGTCAAAGGCAGAAGAGCTGAGGGAAATTTGATATCATCCAAACCCTGGACATAACAAAAAGTGGCAATGACACTAAGTCCATGACATATTGAAGGAATTATCTATGCAAAAAAATCCAAGACTAATGAAAAATGGCAGTTTGTTTATGGGAGTAACAATATGGAACATCAAAGGAATATTTTTAACTGGCCcctgaaaaaagaaaggagaagtaagTTTTGAGTACATGTAACCAAGAACAATTTATGGCCTTGAAAGTAAAATGTTTCATGTCCTTCACTCACACAATTGTAATGTGCGTGAAAACCAAAATGGAAAGCATAACTATTAGATAACACAGTAATCATTAACATGTACTAAGCAATGAGGAACTGCTGGCATTTTTTCAAAATATATCCAAGATTTACCCAAAgtacaaaccaaaaaaatactgaacaaaGCACACAACAGTCAGGGAAATAttgaagtataaaaaaaaaaaaaaaaaaaaaagagctgtaGTTCAAGATCATTACATATTATATAGTCAAGCCATAATTCCTTGAAGTCATCAGATCACATACAATAAAATTCTTAATTTCCATTATACTTGACAATGTGCATCTCTCTTACAAATACAGGTGACAAATTTACAAATTTAGGATGTCCAATAGATTCAATGCTTGATATGATGTACAGTTGCTCCAAATAGTCATGTTAAGAAGTTCTGTGAATTACCATTTCAGCAGTCCTGTGAATTACCAAATCAGCTGATATTTTTATCAAGAGCTCTGCAAAGACAAAGATCTGATGATGTGATTGGTGGAAGTAGTTGTCTGCTAATGATTTTTATCTGAATTTTTTTGTAAAATGCAACATCACTACTTAGGAGAACTGTACTTAAATACTACTTATACAATGTAACACATCTCAATAAGTGCTAATAAGTAAAGGCATGAGATATGTGCATATTTGCCGGACCATCAAGACATTTAAAGGAGATAAGAATGGAAGCTGAGGAAAAACGAGAAATTGATAACAGGAGCTGAAAACAGATTGACAAGAGTacaagatgagaaggaaggctTCAGAGAGAATAAGTAGAGTTAATTTCAGTATGTTACATAGCAAAGTTATGCCATTCTCGCAACTCACTGGATCCCTACCATCTAAATCACCATTCAAAAATATGATACAAAATATGAGTCCCTGACATTTCTGTTGATGTATAAAGAAATGaagttgcagaaaaaaaaaaaaggtatgttatatttattctttgttcagtttttttttaattaagtgaaATTCATGGTATAAGATTTAGTCTGAACAATACAATATTAAgactcatattctgaaacactcagTTTTTTCAGAATAATTTTTCAAAAGATATAGGAATGATTAGTCTGATTCTCATGAATATTTCACCATTGATGATACAGAATtactgttaaactatcactacaattGTGAAAATCCTATTGAAAAATCCAATAATTTCCACCAGAATCTGTTAAATTAGTAGAGATAAAGTGGGGAAATAATGAAGAGCAGTCCTAAGGCAAATAGTACTCTATCAGCTGTACTGTTAACACCTTCCAAGCTCTCACTAACAGCCAGTATCAAGTGGTGTTACTCAAGATGAAACTTACACATTCCTTTCAACAAGTGTCTGACACCCTTAATTCAATTTCTAGTTAAATTTGATAATATTTTCCCTGTCAATGCACTGTATACCATGAACTGATGGAACTAATTGCATTTTACTTTTGCTTCATGCTTGGAAAACACTTTAATTAATTTGACATGGCCATTTTACACACTATCTTCACATACTTTACAGCTTTCAATAGCTTTCCAGCACTTTTCCTCAAGTACACCACACATTTTACTTAGACATCCACAGTAGATTATGTTTTGTAACTtttgaaaactctaaaacaaaatatcaaactAATATGTAATTTCCTTGAATATGTTGGTCTTGTTATAATGCTATAGATTCATTGTCAAATTAAATTAATGCCCATAAGCAAGCACTTCTTCCTCCAacaatggtgaaaaaaaatgtgatgtgaAAGTAagcatgagagaaagaaaagaaatataaataaaaaataaataaataaataaaaaagagggaagaacaaatTGATATCTGAAACATCTCATTCTAAAGCTTACTGGGGATGACCATCTCATTCTGAACTTTTCAAAGATTAGTCAACCTCTCATTCTGAACTTCTGAAGAGGTAATTAACTTGTGAAGTCCCTAAACCCATTCCTGTGCATGATGCGCTACAATTATTTTCAACCAAGCACAagtcatctaaaaaaaaaatcataacataCCATCTAAAAAATTCATAACTTTAACATACAATGTGATAAATCTAAACATTCAGAATTTTAATAAGCCTGTGAATATTTACTTTTCAGTCAGTACCAGCTTATGGAAtcaatataatgatgatgagttgACTGTTGTCCAAGTGGCAGTAGAAATACAAGGTAGTGATGAACAAACTATCTTAGTGCTAACACATTCCTAAAGTTTCTTATTATATATGAACCAACACCTTCCATGTCATATAAAGTTAAATGACTAAAGTGCATCTTGAAGCAACTTTTTCATACAAATCATGTATGCTTCTGATAATCACCACTTTGACTTATGGTCCAAATTACCACCTGCTTATTCATATCTACCTCCTCCAGGaccttacttcctcttcctcctcttccacttcttcctcttcctcttcaaacAATACTGCATGATCTTCTTCTGTTTCCACCTCTTCCACAATTTCTTCAGTTATCTCCTCctgaaagtaaacaaataaagcaTTGATGGATGAGATTAACACTAAGTACAAGAACATCTGCAATGATACCAACTGAGAATcatgataaaaattatatgGAGATGGAATTAAATACATCACTGTTACAATGATGAGAGGCAAGGTGTTGGGGCATGtcaaaatgagaaagaaaggccCATTCAGAAATACCAACCCGTGTCTCATCAGTGACTTATAAGTACAATGTTTTAAAAATgacactttaaaaaaataatagtaatgatagatTAGCAAAGGCTACCCACCAGTGTCTCGTCTGCTGaaagcagtgtggtggtggaatgTGGCGTCACACTGGCATATGAGTGTGGTGATAATTGTGGCTGCTGTGAAGGTGAGGGTGTTGGGGCAGTGGCTGGGGtctgggaggtgaggggaagtgcaGCATCGAAGGCCcaggtgagggtgaggaggCGATCGCCCAGTGTGCGTCCTTCGTTCATTGCTTTCTCTGCCTCCCGCCGTGTGGAGTACTGGATGGTGATAGCTGGTGTCTGTCCATCCCACACATAGTTTGTAATTTTTCCAAGAGTCTGTTGTAGAAATAGAAAAGTGACATGAGACTGCATTATTCAGTACTGAGATTTTTTTTGGTGCTTGTgctttgaaaaataaaaaaaattgacattcaTAAATCAACTTACAGCAAAATGAGCCAGAACTTCATCCTTGTCTTCCCTCTCAAATCCTGAAGCATTGATCTTAGTTGTGCGACGATCAACAGAAGCAAAAGAGTGGCTATAGCCTCGCCCAGTCCGACCACGGCCCCTCACTCCACCCCGGCCAGCCCCTCGGCCACGACCACTTCCATAGGGGCCACCTCTgtaggtaacacacacacaccaagtagtAATCATCataacatgattaaaatagAGAGAATAACTTTCTTTAAAATGGTAAAGTTGATATATCTAGTTGAATTACTAACACTTGCCACCCATAAATCAACCTATTAAAGTGATTATTCAAACCAGGAGGATCATACCTTGCACTGTAAGGGCTGTGCCTGTACGGACGGCTAGGAGGGTAGCCTGCTGCCTGCTGCTGTGCCCGCAGCTGGGTCAGCCGCATCCTCAGCTTACTGGCATCTCCACTCTCTGCCTGAACAGCATAGAGTTCCAGCTCTGTGTCAAGGATTTCCTTATCCAGCTGTGCCTTGCTCTTGGGTGTCTCCACATTGGACAGTTCAGACCGTGTGGAGTCAATAGCACCTTGAAGGGACTTGATGGTTTCTAAAAGTTGTTTTTTCTCATCAGCCTTCATAGTTGCCTTGTTGGTCTCTGCTTTTTTCAAAAGAACctacaaaaaattttaaaaaattatggCCCTCATTTCAGAgcttacaaaaataaaattcatGTATTAATCAATTCAACATTAATATCTTAAGAAATATTTCTGAGCTACCCAATGAATGAACTGTTTGTATTAAAAATCATTTCATATATGTATAAGTGTACCACATTTATACCTCCAAAAACATTACTTCAAGTTCTAGGAAAATATGGAACTTACCTTCAGTTGCTGCATTTGTTTGTCCAACAattgtttcttcctttgttctacTTCTGATTTGAGCTTCATTGCATCAGCCTTCTGTTTCTCAACTTTGTGCTTGGCAGCAACCTGCAataattttttcacataaataaatgataaataaaaatatgggaTGGGGCAGGTGCAATAAATAGCATCTGCAAATGAAGACTGATCTACTGTCTTGGTTCTTGGGAGCTTCACATCTAGTGGCATCATGAGGTCAAATGTATTACACAGTACCAATCAAATTTACCACAAATataaattaatttattttctgtttatgaaACAGAACATCTACTGATCAAGACAAACACTAACATCCTCAGTCATACATTTGACCTGATGATGTAAAATCATAACTTGAATAACAACAAGGTCCATTACCTCAGCAGCCAAAAGTTCTCGCTGCTTCATAATGGCATCTATTTCCTGTCTCTTAGTATCAGAGGACGAGGTGGCAGTGTGTGAAAATTCTGGAGCAACAGCTGGTAGAGAGGGAGACCCCCCCACCGGTGAGGTGGGAGTGACAGCTCCTGGGACAGCAGCTGGCAGGGAGTGTGGCCCACACCCAGGGGAAGGTGGGGCCCCTGCTCCTGCTGTACTGCCTGCCACTCCCACTgatgctgttgttactgctgatGTTGttcctggtgctgctgctgctgctgctgctggataACTTGGGGTATTTATGGCagatacagcagcagcagactgaAGGGCCTGGGTATTGTAAACTGTCTTGACTAGGCTGCCACGTGACATCATGACCTAGTGGAGTGCGATGGATAAACCCTCATTCATTCAGGTCATGACTTAcactcaaaaataatgaaaatttacACTTGGATTTGCACCAAAAGTTATAGCCAACATTTATTGATAATGACTAAATACGAGGCAAAGACCACACACaagcataaaataaaaagatgtttATGTGCTCTATGGGGAAAAATCTGCCATATATAAAGGAAGCAAGAAACAATTAGAAAGCAGCCTATATATGGATACCAAGAGCTAAAAGGGAAGACATAGCAGTTTCAAGATTTAGAAACAAActgtaagaagaaaaataaaactaagggAAAATGAAATGCAGAAAGAGTTCCATAATAACCTCCAGGCCATTCTGAACACAATTTTAATGATTTCTTATTTCCAAAAAATTTAATCAAAGTTCTGTTcattcataaacattttttAAGGAAAATCATCAGCTGTTACCTGCCTTTCACTAAATTATCTACTTCATACCTACATAAGCTGATGAAGTGAAACAACATACCAAAATATAAAGCAAAGAGCATTTACCTTCTCATTCTTATCATCACCTGGGGTCTCCACTACTGTCTTGTTTAGTGTCTTGTTTGGGTGACGGACGCCCAGCCTGTCATGCACAGGACGCATTGGCTGGGTGCTGTATGAGACTGTTCGATCACTTTTATTCTGAAGAAGAAGTATGCATATGAAGTCACAGCATAAAGCATCTTTTAGTGGAAAATATGCATGAAGTATActcaacaaatacaacaaatcTATAGTTTATCTGCCAATCTTCTGCTCCTTAAAAATGATACATTTTCATCAACTACCTAATTTTGCCAAAGTCCTGCTGTACCTGTGGATTGTGCCAGAAGAGCTTGATGAAACGGTTATTCAGAACAGCCTCTGTACTTCGATAGGCTGCGTTGGCCTCGGAGTGGCTGTTGAAGGTCACCAGGGCATTCTCTGGATTGCCCTCATGGTGGACCTGGCAAGGAAAAGAATGTCCAGTAGAAGACAAGGTACAGGTATAAACACATTCCCCCATTTAGAAAAGTCAAGATTCCAGTTAAATATTACTTTGAAGTGGCAATACCAATATACATCATTAACAAATACAGTCTCATGAGAAACTATCatagataatgaatgaatgaatgaatgccaTGTTTGTCACAGCAGACTGAAAGTAACATCCTAGTAATATCTTACCTGTATGTTCACAACTGTGCCAAACTTGGAAAAGTGATCATTCAGGTGGGCAATTGTGTTAAGGCCAGGAGGAATCTTTCGCAGCTCAAGGGTGCAGCTCTCTAGATCCTGCCGTACACTCTTGGCTGCCACTGACAGGCCATGTCCTCCAGGTGACACAACCGGCCCTAAGCGCCTGGCGAGGGATGGtccaactccaccaccaccctgaaCAACATCATATATCATATATCATGAATATAGTTTTACAATGACCACAAAAGAAATTGACTGTAAACATAACAGCATGCCCATAGGCCTACTGCCATGGGAGGTATCAAAAGTGGTAAATTGTCATGCATGGCAGCTCCTATGGAATAGCTGTCACTCCTGTGAGAAAGAAAGGCTCCAGGCAAAAAAAGGAAGCCATATACAAGAACAGTAAGCTGATAGAGCATATGGCTTGTAAAAACTGagtcattactctctctctctcagtctgaaGTGGCTTTTGAGCAGCAAGGCAACAGGGAGTGACAGCTGTTCCAAGTGCTAGTGAGGCCTGCACCACCTATGTGATGGATGTCTCtgatctttctatctttctgccAAGCTCACAATTACTGATCACCTTTCAAACAAATGCCATcaacaacacattttttttgttgtcaagCTTGCCAGGACCCAttataatgtaagaaataaatgtgatggTTAAAATAAGAATGGCACAGTAAGGAGGAAACTGGCTGAAGAGTGTGGGAGAGATGTCTCCCCCCACTATGCCTGACGTTACTGTCAAAGTTTCAATGATTGAAAACTAAGCATAGCATCTTCAGGGCATGTGAGGTGCCATGTGTGACAATTTACCACTTTTGATACCTTCCATGGCAGTACATCAAGAATTAAAGCTTTTGTCTATGGGCATGCTATCATGTTTATacttagtcattttttttttttttttttttttttgcagtggaACCTTCCCACGACTTTGTGGAATTTTTCATTTGTGACGTCGTCACCATTCAAGAAACTTACAGATTTTGGAATTTGGGATAGAGGATTCTCAACCTGTAGTAACCCAACCTTTCAAATATCCCTCTTAGTACCTTCTGCATGTCTGGGTTACTGGGTGTGAACTCAACTGCCACAAGcatatcattaatattttttatctacttatttattatttattatttttttaagatacCCAAACATCTTAATATTCCAAAGCAGAAAGATAACTATGCAATAAAACATGAATTATTCATACCATGATGTGATTTCCATTGTTGACTGGTACACTGATGAGCTCCCTGGGGGTGTTtggtggcagaggaggaggaggtgtggagaACCTGTGAGTGAGGCTGCCC
The Scylla paramamosain isolate STU-SP2022 chromosome 35, ASM3559412v1, whole genome shotgun sequence DNA segment above includes these coding regions:
- the LOC135090580 gene encoding RNA-binding protein 26-like isoform X1, producing the protein MIVESQDLLKQWLTGYLAPLCDADPEALAKYCLALVRKDRPVSELKASMVEQLDVFLQSNTKPFVDKFLQVTTSRSYIPKRLAPSSSSSSSSSTSFNLDSTSDTGIPPLPPTPSKQSSGHSPDSTTPPNNVPQPAVPSSTSTTLPTPPLPPPTSTTAPPPPPPPEAVPPPPPPASVIIRKEEVTSSQRLRKPDSNSALEIAKHKEQDRKENLERDRDDRRGRRRSPSRMRSRSRSRSGSRSRDRSRRSRSRGRNGRSKYDDRRRRSPLSKRYRRSRTRSRTRSPRRSRSPRRSRSRERKSRSRNRSRSPSPRSRPLVRGRSPAILPRSPSPSRNKSLPRDEPRESPPKTSPVADVKIEPRSDSSAMIQSVVAKHAEFPLPPAAKKQRCRDYDEKGYCMRGDMCSFDHGSDPVVLEGISGMLDYPPPPVPPGPPGAPGYTPAPAPTQGVPRPRPPLPRPPHFAEYTPRDPSMWGSQPDPVPGTYYGSGPDRGPGSLTHRFSTPPPPLPPNTPRELISVPVNNGNHIMGGGGVGPSLARRLGPVVSPGGHGLSVAAKSVRQDLESCTLELRKIPPGLNTIAHLNDHFSKFGTVVNIQVHHEGNPENALVTFNSHSEANAAYRSTEAVLNNRFIKLFWHNPQNKSDRTVSYSTQPMRPVHDRLGVRHPNKTLNKTVVETPGDDKNEKVMMSRGSLVKTVYNTQALQSAAAVSAINTPSYPAAAAAAAPGTTSAVTTASVGVAGSTAGAGAPPSPGCGPHSLPAAVPGAVTPTSPVGGSPSLPAVAPEFSHTATSSSDTKRQEIDAIMKQRELLAAEVAAKHKVEKQKADAMKLKSEVEQRKKQLLDKQMQQLKVLLKKAETNKATMKADEKKQLLETIKSLQGAIDSTRSELSNVETPKSKAQLDKEILDTELELYAVQAESGDASKLRMRLTQLRAQQQAAGYPPSRPYRHSPYSARGGPYGSGRGRGAGRGGVRGRGRTGRGYSHSFASVDRRTTKINASGFEREDKDEVLAHFATLGKITNYVWDGQTPAITIQYSTRREAEKAMNEGRTLGDRLLTLTWAFDAALPLTSQTPATAPTPSPSQQPQLSPHSYASVTPHSTTTLLSADETLEEITEEIVEEVETEEDHAVLFEEEEEEVEEEEEEVRSWRR
- the LOC135090580 gene encoding RNA-binding protein 26-like isoform X2, whose amino-acid sequence is MIVESQDLLKQWLTGYLAPLCDADPEALAKYCLALVRKDRPVSELKASMVEQLDVFLQSNTKPFVDKFLQVTTSRSYIPKRLAPSSSSSSSSSTSFNLDSTSDTGIPPLPPTPSKQSSGHSPDSTTPPNNVPQPAVPSSTSTTLPTPPLPPPTSTTAPPPPPPPEAVPPPPPPASVIIRKEEVTSSQRLRKPDSNSALEIAKHKEQDRKENLERDRDDRRGRRRSPSRMRSRSRSRSGSRSRDRSRRSRSRGRNGRSKYDDRRRRSPLSKRYRRSRTRSRTRSPRRSRSPRRSRSRERKSRSRNRSPAILPRSPSPSRNKSLPRDEPRESPPKTSPVADVKIEPRSDSSAMIQSVVAKHAEFPLPPAAKKQRCRDYDEKGYCMRGDMCSFDHGSDPVVLEGISGMLDYPPPPVPPGPPGAPGYTPAPAPTQGVPRPRPPLPRPPHFAEYTPRDPSMWGSQPDPVPGTYYGSGPDRGPGSLTHRFSTPPPPLPPNTPRELISVPVNNGNHIMGGGGVGPSLARRLGPVVSPGGHGLSVAAKSVRQDLESCTLELRKIPPGLNTIAHLNDHFSKFGTVVNIQVHHEGNPENALVTFNSHSEANAAYRSTEAVLNNRFIKLFWHNPQNKSDRTVSYSTQPMRPVHDRLGVRHPNKTLNKTVVETPGDDKNEKVMMSRGSLVKTVYNTQALQSAAAVSAINTPSYPAAAAAAAPGTTSAVTTASVGVAGSTAGAGAPPSPGCGPHSLPAAVPGAVTPTSPVGGSPSLPAVAPEFSHTATSSSDTKRQEIDAIMKQRELLAAEVAAKHKVEKQKADAMKLKSEVEQRKKQLLDKQMQQLKVLLKKAETNKATMKADEKKQLLETIKSLQGAIDSTRSELSNVETPKSKAQLDKEILDTELELYAVQAESGDASKLRMRLTQLRAQQQAAGYPPSRPYRHSPYSARGGPYGSGRGRGAGRGGVRGRGRTGRGYSHSFASVDRRTTKINASGFEREDKDEVLAHFATLGKITNYVWDGQTPAITIQYSTRREAEKAMNEGRTLGDRLLTLTWAFDAALPLTSQTPATAPTPSPSQQPQLSPHSYASVTPHSTTTLLSADETLEEITEEIVEEVETEEDHAVLFEEEEEEVEEEEEEVRSWRR
- the LOC135090580 gene encoding RNA-binding protein 26-like isoform X3, with product MIVESQDLLKQWLTGYLAPLCDADPEALAKYCLALVRKDRPVSELKASMVEQLDVFLQSNTKPFVDKFLQVTTSRSYIPKRLAPSSSSSSSSSTSFNLDSTSDTGIPPLPPTPSKQSSGHSPDSTTPPNNVPQPAVPSSTSTTLPTPPLPPPTSTTAPPPPPPPEAVPPPPPPASVIIRKEEVTSSQRLRKPDSERDRDDRRGRRRSPSRMRSRSRSRSGSRSRDRSRRSRSRGRNGRSKYDDRRRRSPLSKRYRRSRTRSRTRSPRRSRSPRRSRSRERKSRSRNRSRSPSPRSRPLVRGRSPAILPRSPSPSRNKSLPRDEPRESPPKTSPVADVKIEPRSDSSAMIQSVVAKHAEFPLPPAAKKQRCRDYDEKGYCMRGDMCSFDHGSDPVVLEGISGMLDYPPPPVPPGPPGAPGYTPAPAPTQGVPRPRPPLPRPPHFAEYTPRDPSMWGSQPDPVPGTYYGSGPDRGPGSLTHRFSTPPPPLPPNTPRELISVPVNNGNHIMGGGGVGPSLARRLGPVVSPGGHGLSVAAKSVRQDLESCTLELRKIPPGLNTIAHLNDHFSKFGTVVNIQVHHEGNPENALVTFNSHSEANAAYRSTEAVLNNRFIKLFWHNPQNKSDRTVSYSTQPMRPVHDRLGVRHPNKTLNKTVVETPGDDKNEKVMMSRGSLVKTVYNTQALQSAAAVSAINTPSYPAAAAAAAPGTTSAVTTASVGVAGSTAGAGAPPSPGCGPHSLPAAVPGAVTPTSPVGGSPSLPAVAPEFSHTATSSSDTKRQEIDAIMKQRELLAAEVAAKHKVEKQKADAMKLKSEVEQRKKQLLDKQMQQLKVLLKKAETNKATMKADEKKQLLETIKSLQGAIDSTRSELSNVETPKSKAQLDKEILDTELELYAVQAESGDASKLRMRLTQLRAQQQAAGYPPSRPYRHSPYSARGGPYGSGRGRGAGRGGVRGRGRTGRGYSHSFASVDRRTTKINASGFEREDKDEVLAHFATLGKITNYVWDGQTPAITIQYSTRREAEKAMNEGRTLGDRLLTLTWAFDAALPLTSQTPATAPTPSPSQQPQLSPHSYASVTPHSTTTLLSADETLEEITEEIVEEVETEEDHAVLFEEEEEEVEEEEEEVRSWRR
- the LOC135090580 gene encoding RNA-binding protein 26-like isoform X4, whose protein sequence is MIVESQDLLKQWLTGYLAPLCDADPEALAKYCLALVRKDRPVSELKASMVEQLDVFLQSNTKPFVDKFLQVTTSRSYIPKRLAPSSSSSSSSSTSFNLDSTSDTGIPPLPPTPSKQSSGHSPDSTTPPNNVPQPAVPSSTSTTLPTPPLPPPTSTTAPPPPPPPEAVPPPPPPASVIIRKEEVTSSQRLRKPDSNSALEIAKHKEQDRKENLERDRDDRRGRRRSPSRMRSRSRSRSGSRSRDRSRRSRSRGRNGRSKYDDRRRRSPLSKRYRRSRTRSRTRSPRRSRSPRRSRSRERKSRSRNRSRSPSPRSRPLVRGRSPAILPRSPSPSRNKSLPRDEPRESPPKTSPVADVKIEPRSDSSAMIQSVVAKHAEFPLPPAAKKQRCRDYDEKGYCMRGDMCSFDHGSDPVVLEGISGMLDYPPPPVPPGPPGAPGYTPAPAPTQGVPRPRPPLPRPPHFAEYTPRDPSMWGSQPDPVPGTYYGSGPDRGPGSLTHRFSTPPPPLPPNTPRELISVPVNNGNHIMGGGGVGPSLARRLGPVVSPGGHGLSVAAKSVRQDLESCTLELRKIPPGLNTIAHLNDHFSKFGTVVNIQVHHEGNPENALVTFNSHSEANAAYRSTEAVLNNRFIKLFWHNPQNKSDRTVSYSTQPMRPVHDRLGVRHPNKTLNKTVVETPGDDKNEKVAAKHKVEKQKADAMKLKSEVEQRKKQLLDKQMQQLKVLLKKAETNKATMKADEKKQLLETIKSLQGAIDSTRSELSNVETPKSKAQLDKEILDTELELYAVQAESGDASKLRMRLTQLRAQQQAAGYPPSRPYRHSPYSARGGPYGSGRGRGAGRGGVRGRGRTGRGYSHSFASVDRRTTKINASGFEREDKDEVLAHFATLGKITNYVWDGQTPAITIQYSTRREAEKAMNEGRTLGDRLLTLTWAFDAALPLTSQTPATAPTPSPSQQPQLSPHSYASVTPHSTTTLLSADETLEEITEEIVEEVETEEDHAVLFEEEEEEVEEEEEEVRSWRR